The proteins below come from a single Chryseobacterium capnotolerans genomic window:
- the ribA gene encoding GTP cyclohydrolase II, which yields MIKIQAEANVPTEHGNFRMIAFSENENDWMPHMAIIADNTDFSKPVNVRFHSECITGEVFHSKKCECGQQLDAAMKYIHENGGIIIYLRQEGRNIGIINKLKAYSLQEKGLDTVQANLELGLPADDRNFGVAIDILNLLNVKDVNLLTNNPEKVKYVVDSNVHLNSRIPLQIPANEISKGYLQTKKDFFGHLLDDNDN from the coding sequence ATGATTAAAATTCAGGCGGAGGCCAATGTTCCTACAGAACACGGCAATTTCCGAATGATCGCTTTTTCCGAAAATGAAAACGACTGGATGCCTCACATGGCTATCATCGCAGACAATACAGATTTTTCAAAACCCGTAAATGTCCGTTTCCATTCAGAATGTATTACCGGAGAAGTTTTCCATTCAAAAAAATGTGAATGCGGCCAGCAATTGGATGCAGCCATGAAATATATCCACGAAAATGGCGGTATCATTATTTACCTTCGTCAGGAAGGTCGTAATATTGGGATCATCAATAAACTAAAGGCTTATTCATTACAGGAAAAAGGACTTGATACAGTACAGGCTAATCTTGAACTTGGACTTCCTGCAGATGACAGAAACTTTGGGGTGGCCATTGACATTCTGAACCTGTTGAATGTAAAAGATGTTAATTTGTTGACCAATAATCCTGAAAAGGTAAAATACGTGGTAGACAGTAATGTTCATCTCAATTCAAGGATTCCATTACAGATACCAGCCAACGAAATTAGTAAAGGCTATTTACAGACGAAAAAAGATTTCTTTGGACATCTTCTTGATGACAATGATAACTAG
- a CDS encoding glycoside hydrolase family 3 protein, which produces MKKLLYTSLFITALISPKVNAQYQPQNTSKEDMKKAHQWVEKTYKNLSQDEKLGQLFIVALYTNKGEDYINQVRNIVANDKIGGLILMQDDAAREINLVNEFQQKSKIPLMIGMDAEWGLFQRIATAHKFPWAMTLGAIQDKNLVYQMSAKIAEDCHRMGINWDFAPVVDVNTNPNNPIIGNRSFGSEVDNVINSALSYSNGLQDNNILAAIKHFPGHGDTSTDSHLDLPVVSHNMERLNSTELAPFKALMDKGIGGVMVAHLYVPSLESGKGIPASVSKNIITGLLKDKLGYKGLIITDALNMGAVANKYKPGELDAMAFKAGNDIMLFSQGVSEGKKLIQKAIDSKEIPQSRVEESVKKILLTKYFLGLTQYIPKNPENINADLNNDSHKTLVQNLYSNALTLLKDEKKLLPLSGKQTYYVPLEEAPYQTFANRMGSNIIIKKAGDINTIPAGSTVIIGFHKDNSTAYKPYKISSESKKVLADLTKNQNVILNVFGSAYALKDIDLSKVSTVLVSYENNDDSMNATADALNGKTKIWGRLPVLVNDQLKPGMGIDLNPVSPTNTK; this is translated from the coding sequence ATGAAGAAATTATTATATACTTCACTCTTTATTACAGCATTGATTAGTCCCAAGGTTAATGCCCAGTATCAGCCACAAAACACTTCAAAAGAAGACATGAAAAAGGCTCATCAATGGGTTGAAAAAACATATAAAAATCTTTCACAAGATGAAAAACTGGGACAGCTTTTTATTGTTGCTCTTTATACCAATAAAGGAGAAGACTATATCAATCAGGTAAGAAATATTGTTGCTAATGATAAAATTGGAGGTTTAATCCTTATGCAGGATGATGCAGCAAGAGAAATTAACCTGGTGAATGAATTCCAGCAAAAATCCAAAATTCCTTTGATGATTGGTATGGATGCTGAATGGGGTTTATTTCAGAGAATTGCAACAGCACATAAATTCCCATGGGCTATGACACTGGGAGCTATTCAGGATAAGAATTTAGTGTATCAGATGTCAGCAAAAATTGCTGAAGACTGTCACAGAATGGGAATTAATTGGGATTTTGCTCCGGTAGTGGATGTAAATACGAACCCAAACAATCCTATTATCGGGAACAGAAGCTTCGGTTCTGAAGTGGATAATGTTATTAATTCAGCCCTATCCTATTCTAACGGGCTTCAGGACAACAATATATTAGCAGCTATTAAACATTTCCCCGGCCACGGTGATACCAGTACGGATTCACACCTTGATCTACCAGTGGTTTCCCATAATATGGAAAGGCTAAACTCAACAGAGCTTGCTCCATTTAAAGCTTTAATGGATAAAGGGATTGGTGGCGTTATGGTCGCACATTTATATGTTCCAAGTTTAGAATCCGGAAAAGGTATCCCGGCGTCTGTTTCTAAGAATATCATCACTGGTTTATTAAAAGATAAACTTGGTTATAAAGGGTTAATTATTACAGATGCACTAAATATGGGTGCTGTAGCCAACAAATATAAACCTGGAGAACTGGATGCAATGGCATTTAAGGCTGGAAATGACATTATGCTTTTCTCTCAGGGAGTTTCTGAAGGGAAAAAACTGATTCAGAAAGCTATTGACAGCAAGGAAATCCCTCAATCCAGAGTAGAGGAAAGTGTCAAGAAAATTTTATTAACAAAATATTTCCTGGGACTTACTCAATACATTCCAAAAAATCCGGAAAATATCAATGCTGATCTGAATAATGATTCTCATAAAACTTTGGTTCAAAATCTTTATTCCAATGCACTAACGTTATTAAAGGATGAAAAAAAATTGCTTCCTTTATCTGGAAAACAGACATATTATGTTCCTTTAGAGGAAGCTCCTTACCAGACGTTTGCGAATAGAATGGGATCAAACATCATTATCAAGAAGGCAGGTGACATCAATACGATTCCAGCCGGATCTACAGTAATTATAGGGTTCCATAAAGATAATTCAACAGCTTATAAGCCCTATAAAATATCTTCGGAATCTAAGAAAGTACTTGCTGACCTTACTAAAAATCAGAATGTAATTCTCAATGTATTCGGAAGCGCCTATGCATTAAAAGACATTGATTTATCTAAAGTTTCAACAGTTCTGGTATCTTATGAAAATAATGATGATTCAATGAATGCAACGGCAGATGCTTTAAACGGAAAAACAAAAATCTGGGGCAGACTTCCTGTATTGGTCAACGATCAGCTGAAGCCGGGAATGGGTATAGACCTTAATCCTGTTTCTCCAACAAATACTAAATAA
- the bshA gene encoding N-acetyl-alpha-D-glucosaminyl L-malate synthase BshA: MKIGILCYPTYGGSGIVATELGMSLANKGYEVHFISSALPARLDITNPNIFFHRVNVQTYPLFQYQPYDIALSSMIYRVVNLYKLDLLHAHYAIPYAYAAFTAKQMLQEDNNDIPLVTTLHGTDITLVGQHPSYKHAVEFSINKSDAITSVSESLKKDTLQFFNIKKEIQVITNFIDNSEFDDCTECQRTQFANPDEKILIHVSNLRPVKRVDEVLQIFKNVEKKVKSKLIIIGEGPDMEKVNQFLEENPDLISKIRLLGKVNDLYKILQLSDVFLLPSEQESFGLAALEAMAAYTPVISSNAGGIPEVNIQGETGYLAEIGNVEAMSNYTIKLLSNEELLTKMKENAKEQAIKFDLKNILPIYEKMYRTTIENFKKELTKV; the protein is encoded by the coding sequence ATGAAAATAGGCATACTTTGCTATCCTACCTATGGTGGAAGCGGAATTGTAGCAACAGAACTGGGAATGTCTCTTGCCAATAAAGGATATGAAGTACACTTCATCAGCTCTGCGCTTCCTGCAAGATTAGACATTACCAATCCAAATATTTTCTTTCACAGGGTAAATGTTCAGACGTATCCGCTGTTCCAATACCAACCTTATGATATTGCGTTAAGCTCTATGATCTACAGGGTTGTCAATCTCTATAAACTGGATCTGCTGCACGCTCATTATGCCATTCCTTACGCATATGCGGCATTTACAGCTAAGCAGATGCTTCAGGAAGACAATAATGATATTCCCCTGGTAACAACATTGCACGGTACAGATATTACTCTTGTAGGGCAACATCCAAGTTATAAACATGCAGTAGAATTTTCCATCAACAAATCAGATGCTATTACTTCGGTTTCTGAAAGCCTGAAAAAAGATACTCTTCAATTTTTCAATATCAAAAAAGAAATCCAGGTGATTACCAACTTTATTGATAATTCTGAATTTGATGATTGTACAGAATGTCAGAGAACCCAATTTGCGAATCCTGATGAAAAAATATTGATCCACGTATCGAACCTCCGTCCTGTAAAACGTGTGGATGAGGTATTACAGATCTTTAAAAATGTTGAGAAAAAGGTAAAATCCAAACTTATTATCATAGGTGAGGGTCCGGATATGGAAAAAGTCAACCAATTCCTTGAAGAAAACCCGGATCTTATTTCAAAAATCCGTCTTTTAGGAAAAGTGAATGATCTTTATAAAATCTTACAACTTTCTGATGTATTTTTACTCCCATCAGAGCAGGAAAGCTTTGGTTTGGCAGCCTTGGAAGCAATGGCAGCTTATACTCCGGTTATCAGTTCAAATGCAGGAGGGATTCCAGAGGTAAATATTCAGGGAGAAACGGGATATTTAGCAGAAATCGGAAATGTAGAAGCAATGAGCAACTATACAATCAAACTGTTGAGCAATGAAGAACTTTTAACCAAAATGAAAGAAAATGCTAAAGAACAGGCTATAAAATTCGATTTGAAAAACATTCTTCCTATCTATGAGAAAATGTATAGAACAACGATAGAAAATTTTAAAAAGGAGTTGACGAAAGTATAA
- a CDS encoding DUF2851 family protein has product MTEKLLQYLWNYKVFKYFDFKDIEGNSVEILQFGKWNKDAGPDFLDSKIKINGVVLAGNIELHVRSSDWIFHNHSQDPNYQNIILHVVFQHDTEISKLTDQKVPTLELKHYIDENIVWKYERLVNGNQFIACENIFNKDKIPVHFHEGNILKKLEEKSIELEQSLAFHKNNFEAVLFHSLAYSFGLKVNAHIFRQIAESIDYSIVNKIRQNPLQLEALLFGISGWLITPEDGQMKIWKREFDFLKAKFKLPDLLFHPKFLRLRPPNFPTIRLSQLTDLYKHQNLFSKVMDAENTEELYNLFKTVKASEYWDCHFNFGTISKVQPKTLSKDFIDLIILNTILPLQYTYHKYHSEEIADKILEFYQNIHAEKNSVIQNWKNLGVSVNNALESQSLIYHYKNSCEEKNCLTCSIGFKLLKES; this is encoded by the coding sequence ATGACGGAAAAATTACTTCAATATCTTTGGAACTATAAAGTTTTCAAATATTTTGACTTCAAGGATATTGAAGGAAATTCTGTTGAAATTCTACAATTCGGGAAATGGAACAAAGATGCCGGACCGGATTTTTTGGATTCTAAAATTAAAATCAACGGTGTGGTTCTCGCCGGAAATATAGAACTACATGTACGTTCCTCGGACTGGATTTTTCATAATCATTCTCAGGATCCCAATTACCAGAACATTATTCTTCATGTGGTTTTTCAACATGATACTGAAATTAGCAAACTTACTGATCAGAAGGTTCCTACTCTTGAACTGAAGCATTATATTGACGAAAATATAGTATGGAAATACGAAAGGTTAGTGAATGGTAATCAGTTTATTGCCTGTGAAAACATTTTTAACAAAGATAAAATTCCTGTCCATTTTCACGAAGGAAATATTCTGAAAAAACTGGAAGAAAAATCTATTGAACTAGAGCAAAGTCTAGCTTTCCATAAAAATAATTTTGAAGCAGTTTTATTCCACAGCCTTGCTTATTCTTTTGGATTAAAAGTAAACGCTCATATTTTCAGACAGATTGCGGAAAGTATTGATTATAGTATTGTCAATAAGATTCGCCAAAATCCATTGCAATTGGAAGCATTATTGTTTGGAATTTCAGGATGGCTCATTACTCCCGAAGACGGCCAGATGAAAATATGGAAGCGGGAATTTGATTTTCTGAAAGCGAAGTTTAAACTGCCGGATCTCCTGTTTCATCCTAAATTTTTAAGATTACGACCTCCTAATTTCCCTACAATTCGTTTGTCGCAGCTTACAGATCTTTATAAGCATCAAAATTTATTTTCAAAAGTTATGGATGCCGAAAACACTGAAGAATTGTATAATCTATTCAAAACTGTAAAAGCTTCTGAGTACTGGGACTGTCATTTTAATTTTGGAACTATATCAAAAGTACAACCTAAAACCCTGAGTAAGGATTTTATTGATCTCATCATTCTAAATACTATTCTTCCCTTACAGTATACTTACCATAAATATCACAGTGAAGAAATTGCAGATAAAATCCTAGAGTTCTACCAAAATATTCATGCGGAAAAAAACTCGGTTATCCAAAACTGGAAAAACCTTGGAGTGTCTGTCAACAATGCCCTGGAAAGCCAGAGCCTTATTTATCACTATAAAAATTCATGTGAAGAAAAAAATTGCTTAACTTGCAGTATTGGATTTAAACTTTTAAAAGAATCTTGA
- a CDS encoding PspC family transcriptional regulator yields MLSNIRHKMEREWFGVLTRTGAKLGIPVSKLRVFFIYSTFATAGFFFLIYLGLAFTLWIKDIFITRRPSVFDL; encoded by the coding sequence ATGCTGAGTAATATCCGTCATAAAATGGAAAGAGAATGGTTTGGTGTACTGACAAGAACAGGGGCTAAGCTCGGAATTCCAGTATCCAAATTAAGAGTTTTCTTCATCTACTCTACTTTTGCTACTGCCGGTTTTTTCTTTCTGATTTATCTGGGTTTGGCATTTACTTTGTGGATTAAAGATATTTTTATCACCAGAAGACCCAGTGTCTTTGATTTATAA
- a CDS encoding GNAT family N-acetyltransferase, with product MEFLPITSAEDHRIQEIYSSYISTFPIDEQRDHQQFLDLFSNPKVRFMSIVHESEAIGYLILWELSSFVFVEHFEVFEAFRSKKLGSHIMQHLLENYARIILEIEPEDLNEDAKRRYSFYQRNNFEQIDTTYVQPSYGEGKQSLNLWLLANYSPENVEELKTEICDIVYP from the coding sequence ATGGAATTTTTACCAATTACTTCTGCTGAAGATCATAGAATTCAGGAAATCTATTCTTCTTATATCAGCACTTTTCCTATAGACGAGCAAAGAGATCATCAACAGTTTCTGGATTTATTTTCAAATCCAAAAGTACGTTTCATGTCTATAGTACATGAGTCTGAAGCTATAGGATACCTCATCTTATGGGAACTGAGTTCGTTTGTTTTTGTAGAACATTTTGAGGTGTTTGAGGCTTTCAGAAGTAAAAAGCTAGGCTCTCATATTATGCAGCATTTATTGGAAAATTATGCAAGAATTATCCTTGAAATTGAACCTGAAGATCTGAATGAAGATGCTAAAAGACGCTATTCTTTCTATCAGAGAAATAATTTCGAGCAGATTGACACTACTTATGTACAGCCAAGTTATGGAGAAGGGAAACAATCTTTAAACCTATGGCTGCTGGCTAATTATTCTCCTGAAAATGTGGAGGAGCTTAAAACTGAAATTTGCGATATTGTTTATCCTTAA
- a CDS encoding SIMPL domain-containing protein, translating into MNKNIIAVAVGALGFVLGLGFLGNAIKNRNKSENTISVTGLGSKQFTSDLITWSGSFSKNNSDLKSAYDELAMDRKVINDYLISKGIKQNEIVFSSVDIQKQFRSYNDSNGNYVQGEFSGYNLSQNVSIESKEVGKIENLSRNITEIINRGIEFTSSSPSYFYTKLATVKQEMIASATKDAKERAEKIAENSGSSLGNLKKATMGVIQITAPNSNEDYSYGGTFNTSSKEKEASITIKLEYEVN; encoded by the coding sequence ATGAATAAAAATATTATTGCAGTTGCAGTAGGCGCTTTAGGATTTGTTCTTGGCCTTGGTTTTTTGGGCAATGCAATCAAAAACAGAAATAAATCTGAAAATACCATTTCCGTAACAGGGTTAGGCTCCAAACAGTTTACTTCTGATCTCATTACTTGGTCAGGAAGCTTTTCTAAAAATAATTCTGACCTGAAATCAGCTTATGATGAATTGGCTATGGATAGAAAAGTGATCAATGATTATCTGATATCAAAAGGAATAAAACAGAATGAGATTGTATTTTCATCTGTAGACATTCAAAAGCAATTCAGAAGTTATAATGACTCTAATGGGAATTATGTACAAGGAGAATTTTCAGGATACAATCTTTCCCAAAATGTATCTATTGAAAGCAAAGAAGTAGGCAAAATTGAAAACCTTTCCAGAAACATTACTGAAATTATCAATCGTGGAATTGAGTTCACTTCTTCTTCACCTTCCTATTTTTACACCAAATTGGCAACTGTAAAGCAGGAAATGATTGCAAGCGCAACAAAAGATGCTAAAGAAAGAGCTGAAAAAATTGCAGAAAATTCAGGAAGCAGCTTAGGGAATCTTAAAAAAGCTACGATGGGAGTCATCCAGATTACAGCCCCGAATTCAAACGAAGATTATTCCTATGGCGGAACATTCAACACTTCTTCCAAGGAGAAAGAAGCCAGTATTACCATAAAGTTGGAGTACGAAGTGAATTAG
- a CDS encoding carboxypeptidase-like regulatory domain-containing protein, giving the protein MLSQQTVSGRIIDDSGESLSAVIIVNMSTDKKVYSNSQGMFSIEANPNDELRFVKEDFSRVSRKVLMDGINAQLLVTLFQIPKDVGEVKIVKKLSGDLNQDSRIVAKVDKGEQVQQAVGLPQPVGKMREKPAEVKSVLLPILLGNLNVQGVYDLVSGKARKQKRQYRYDDLQEHIVWVRDRIDDDYFVKAGIPADKISEFIEFSFGAKPQVRTYVKARNLSGVMLRMEEVIPLFIERLNNSHK; this is encoded by the coding sequence TTGCTTTCCCAGCAGACAGTAAGCGGGAGAATTATTGATGACAGCGGAGAAAGTTTAAGTGCTGTAATCATTGTTAATATGTCTACGGATAAAAAAGTATATTCCAATTCACAGGGGATGTTTTCCATTGAGGCTAATCCTAACGATGAACTGAGATTTGTAAAAGAAGATTTCAGTAGAGTTTCAAGAAAAGTTCTTATGGATGGTATTAATGCTCAATTGCTGGTAACACTTTTTCAGATTCCCAAAGATGTAGGAGAAGTGAAAATCGTAAAAAAGCTATCCGGTGATCTCAATCAGGATTCCAGGATCGTAGCCAAAGTGGATAAGGGCGAACAGGTACAACAAGCAGTAGGTCTTCCACAACCCGTTGGAAAGATGCGGGAAAAACCGGCAGAAGTGAAAAGTGTTCTTTTACCTATATTATTAGGAAACCTGAATGTGCAGGGAGTATATGATCTCGTCAGTGGAAAAGCCAGAAAGCAAAAAAGACAATACCGATATGATGACCTTCAGGAGCATATTGTCTGGGTAAGGGATAGGATAGATGATGATTATTTTGTCAAAGCCGGAATACCTGCTGATAAGATTTCTGAGTTTATAGAATTTTCATTTGGAGCTAAACCCCAGGTTCGTACGTATGTGAAAGCCCGAAATTTATCAGGGGTTATGCTGAGAATGGAAGAAGTCATTCCTCTTTTTATTGAACGGCTAAATAATAGTCATAAATAA
- a CDS encoding carboxypeptidase-like regulatory domain-containing protein has product MKSKLLFFLFLIVFIHSNAQSYIFGKIISESGAEIQDVTVVNVRTDEMVFSNGDGHFMISGRVGDELRFIKAGYDRVVKNVSQENIQSPMNISLIRSTIQIPEVEVKQGLTGNLKIDSRSYNKPKKVQKLETEIKQYIAQKSDPRILAAKPGEFVQPKGEGFSIGKVKDKWDDIDLMNYIRTSLGDDYFINLKIEKPLIDHFISYVLAGGFERKKILKYGFCSDADLYRFQRFVLTRISSYRAPQTQK; this is encoded by the coding sequence GTGAAATCCAAACTACTCTTTTTTTTATTCCTTATCGTATTCATTCATTCCAATGCTCAAAGCTATATCTTCGGAAAGATAATTTCTGAGAGTGGTGCAGAGATACAAGATGTCACTGTAGTTAATGTCCGGACTGATGAAATGGTGTTCTCAAACGGGGATGGACATTTCATGATTTCCGGAAGAGTAGGAGATGAATTACGATTTATAAAAGCTGGGTATGACAGAGTAGTGAAAAATGTATCTCAGGAAAATATACAGTCTCCTATGAATATCAGTCTTATTCGTTCAACCATTCAGATTCCTGAAGTGGAAGTTAAGCAGGGACTTACCGGAAATTTAAAAATAGACTCAAGAAGCTATAATAAACCTAAAAAGGTCCAAAAGCTGGAGACTGAGATTAAACAGTATATTGCACAAAAATCGGATCCGAGGATCCTTGCCGCCAAACCTGGAGAATTTGTACAACCGAAAGGAGAAGGGTTTTCTATAGGGAAAGTTAAAGATAAATGGGATGATATTGATTTGATGAATTATATCCGGACAAGTCTTGGGGATGATTATTTTATCAATCTTAAAATAGAGAAACCATTAATAGATCATTTTATTTCCTATGTTTTAGCAGGTGGTTTTGAAAGGAAAAAAATCCTGAAATATGGATTTTGTAGTGATGCAGACCTTTATAGGTTTCAACGTTTTGTCCTGACAAGGATATCTTCTTATCGAGCTCCACAGACTCAAAAATAA
- a CDS encoding ferritin → MVSEKIAKLINEQIAHEQYAAQYYLSMSAWFSGKDLDGIANYFRVQSKEELMHADKMFDYLNDVGGEIIIGEIPKPPHEFENATDIFEKALAHEKIVTKSIFNIVKNANEEGDFATTSFLQWFINEQVEEEASASQYVTKIKMVCDNPSALYLFDQELSQRVFTPDPTA, encoded by the coding sequence ATGGTTAGCGAAAAAATTGCAAAATTAATTAACGAACAAATTGCCCACGAACAATACGCCGCTCAATATTATCTTTCAATGTCTGCATGGTTTTCAGGAAAAGATCTGGATGGAATTGCAAACTACTTCAGAGTACAAAGCAAAGAAGAATTAATGCATGCAGATAAAATGTTTGATTATCTGAATGATGTAGGTGGAGAAATCATCATTGGAGAAATTCCAAAACCTCCACACGAGTTCGAAAATGCAACGGATATTTTTGAAAAAGCATTAGCACATGAGAAAATAGTAACTAAAAGTATTTTCAATATTGTAAAGAATGCCAACGAAGAGGGAGATTTTGCGACAACATCGTTCCTACAGTGGTTTATCAACGAACAAGTAGAGGAGGAAGCAAGCGCTTCTCAGTATGTAACAAAAATCAAAATGGTATGCGATAATCCATCTGCATTGTACCTTTTTGATCAGGAATTGTCACAGAGAGTATTTACTCCCGATCCAACTGCATAA
- a CDS encoding 4-alpha-glucanotransferase → MKFYGKYFAGDSGKALVFMDRKEDGTYSFKEEFDTQRKLVDFFKKKPHGPLEEKLISLCANVLFLPEERKGETVYHPRFNVYNTESYQYLSESEQKSIYDLYHDYFFRRQDHLWYEKAMEKLPMILNATKMLICGEDLGMVPACVPVVMDELAIIALKVQRMPAENISFYDPRYANYMNVVTASSHDSSTLRQWWKEDSGLTQRYFNQQLVQYGKAPQDLTPDLAEIIMKQHLYNESMLAIFPIQEFLATDAALTNPKMDNERINNPAVFPHYWRYRMHIKLEDLKNQKIFNEKIAHWIKDSGRM, encoded by the coding sequence ATGAAATTTTATGGGAAATACTTTGCAGGAGACAGTGGAAAGGCTCTTGTATTTATGGATCGTAAAGAAGATGGAACTTATTCCTTTAAAGAAGAATTTGATACCCAGAGAAAACTGGTAGATTTCTTTAAGAAAAAACCACATGGCCCGCTTGAGGAAAAGCTGATTTCCCTTTGTGCGAATGTTTTGTTTTTACCGGAAGAGAGAAAAGGGGAAACAGTATATCATCCAAGGTTCAATGTTTATAATACAGAATCTTATCAATATCTTTCTGAATCTGAACAGAAGAGTATTTATGATTTGTACCACGATTATTTCTTCAGAAGGCAGGATCATCTTTGGTATGAAAAAGCGATGGAGAAACTTCCAATGATCCTGAATGCTACGAAAATGCTTATTTGTGGAGAAGATTTGGGTATGGTTCCTGCCTGCGTTCCGGTTGTTATGGATGAATTGGCTATTATTGCTCTGAAAGTTCAGCGTATGCCTGCGGAGAATATTTCATTCTATGATCCAAGATATGCCAATTATATGAATGTGGTTACTGCTTCTTCTCACGACAGCTCTACCCTGAGACAATGGTGGAAAGAAGATTCGGGTTTGACCCAAAGATATTTTAACCAACAATTGGTTCAATACGGGAAAGCACCACAAGATCTAACTCCGGATTTGGCGGAGATTATTATGAAGCAGCATTTATATAATGAATCAATGCTGGCGATTTTCCCGATTCAGGAATTCCTCGCTACAGATGCTGCACTTACCAACCCGAAAATGGATAATGAAAGGATTAATAATCCTGCTGTTTTTCCACATTATTGGCGATATAGAATGCATATCAAGCTGGAAGACCTTAAGAACCAGAAAATTTTCAATGAAAAAATAGCTCACTGGATAAAAGACAGTGGAAGGATGTAA
- a CDS encoding 4-alpha-glucanotransferase, whose amino-acid sequence MKKMIEGKWKYLKAVFSAEKDKIYKDRNFKKFIKDNEYWLVPYSAFCVLRDKYKTPNFNEWKTHKKYIAGKIAQFFTTKNKDYDLSMLHAWVQYQLHVQLKDAVDYTHSLGVSLKGDLPIGIYRYSVEAWTEPELFGMDFQAGAPPDQFTELGQNWEFPTYNWEAMKADDYRWWKNRFKALEQYFDAMRIDHILGFFRIWRMPISAVQGILGYFYPAVPIVSDEFKAWQIPFEFDRYCKPFINNEILWEILCRRQWKGSCIYGS is encoded by the coding sequence ATGAAAAAAATGATCGAAGGGAAATGGAAGTACCTTAAAGCTGTTTTCTCTGCAGAAAAAGATAAAATTTATAAGGACAGAAACTTTAAAAAATTCATTAAGGATAATGAGTACTGGCTGGTTCCTTATTCTGCTTTCTGTGTTTTAAGGGATAAATATAAAACGCCTAATTTCAATGAGTGGAAAACTCATAAAAAATATATCGCAGGAAAGATTGCTCAGTTTTTTACAACGAAAAATAAAGACTATGATCTTTCAATGCTTCATGCATGGGTACAATACCAGCTTCACGTACAGCTGAAAGATGCTGTAGATTATACCCACAGTCTTGGAGTTTCTCTGAAAGGAGATCTTCCTATTGGGATCTACAGATACTCTGTGGAAGCATGGACTGAGCCCGAACTATTCGGAATGGATTTCCAGGCTGGCGCACCGCCGGATCAGTTTACAGAGCTGGGACAAAACTGGGAATTTCCAACCTATAACTGGGAAGCTATGAAGGCTGATGATTACAGATGGTGGAAAAATAGATTCAAAGCATTAGAGCAATACTTTGATGCCATGAGAATCGATCACATTTTAGGTTTCTTTAGAATATGGAGAATGCCGATCTCAGCTGTACAAGGTATTTTAGGATATTTTTATCCTGCTGTTCCTATTGTTTCGGATGAATTTAAAGCCTGGCAGATTCCGTTTGAATTTGACAGGTACTGTAAGCCATTTATCAACAATGAAATTTTATGGGAAATACTTTGCAGGAGACAGTGGAAAGGCTCTTGTATTTATGGATCGTAA